Proteins encoded together in one Fibrobacter sp. UWH4 window:
- a CDS encoding PD-(D/E)XK nuclease family transposase produces the protein MTREEFAVFQHKLKNADDNGLDLDAIVKEYEHRNVYFYNDGCIKKILASEKNLMLTTDLINAALNLVGSDRIENPKLVNPYIPGEMGYRSIEPDLLLTNDRGENIPRDRISVDVQHENNDFLFNDRLVLYVARLTSSMEKVGKFTRLENLHVVSFQFFDAFKESPNYRHKVQLRNQEQRVYFERQTVTLIEVNKFLKQKEKFEGDNSRIAQWLRAIDTLNREADFSEFATDPVFKVLQNEVKLCNFSARYMRCELMKDFDEAWLKHRTACEIAKKMRDKGVDISIIKETTNLSEKEIREL, from the coding sequence ATGACTAGAGAAGAATTTGCCGTTTTTCAGCATAAACTGAAAAATGCGGATGATAACGGACTTGACCTTGACGCAATCGTCAAGGAATACGAACATCGGAATGTTTATTTCTACAATGATGGGTGCATCAAGAAGATTCTCGCAAGCGAGAAGAACTTGATGCTCACAACGGATCTCATCAATGCGGCGCTGAACCTTGTCGGTTCGGACCGTATTGAGAATCCGAAGCTTGTAAACCCCTATATTCCTGGCGAAATGGGTTACCGTAGTATTGAACCCGATTTGCTGCTGACTAACGACCGCGGCGAAAATATTCCGCGCGACCGCATCTCTGTTGACGTTCAGCACGAAAATAACGATTTTCTGTTCAACGACCGTTTGGTTCTTTATGTGGCTCGCCTTACGAGCAGCATGGAAAAGGTTGGAAAGTTTACGCGCCTGGAAAACCTGCATGTGGTCAGTTTCCAGTTTTTCGATGCGTTCAAGGAATCCCCGAATTATCGTCATAAGGTGCAGCTCCGCAATCAGGAGCAGCGTGTATATTTTGAACGGCAGACGGTGACTCTCATCGAAGTGAACAAGTTCCTCAAGCAGAAGGAAAAGTTCGAAGGCGACAACAGCCGCATCGCACAGTGGCTCCGTGCCATCGATACGCTCAACCGTGAAGCCGATTTTAGCGAGTTTGCTACCGACCCCGTGTTCAAGGTCTTGCAAAACGAGGTGAAATTGTGTAATTTTAGTGCTAGATATATGCGTTGCGAATTGATGAAAGACTTTGATGAAGCTTGGCTGAAGCATCGAACAGCCTGCGAAATCGCGAAGAAAATGCGCGATAAGGGTGTAGATATTTCCATTATAAAGGAAACGACTAATCTTTCCGAAAAAGAAATTCGCGAACTCTAA
- a CDS encoding FISUMP domain-containing protein: MKIFTNVIASPVRAKQSIFGRLVFALVFACIFIACGDESGSSAPDSVGEISLSSNEDLGSSSSVGENGWENGSSSSLKPDSNGSQKNSSSAITVQSSSSSNAKSSSSKAWTCSEEGKIVEKKNKTTDVWEIYQCVNGVYELVVYSSSSEKVYTFKELFKEDSVFNKKMEYGTFEDPRDGQKYRTIVIKTGYVSVPEFEAFAQNLNYGSQIKLGTSVFDDDKVEKYCYDDDPWFCEHYFGGLYSWSEAMGLPKACDSVWTGTTQNCPDSIAPGIVYEAEWSDLQIQGICPEGWHVMNETEWRALIHGDESASRAISKASYGGNESGFSALRGGGKLVSHPELNAVYEDIGDACNYWLPSEESEGGANGLVDYRYSYFMYDRIHDKNFGLPVRCVKNYLSESR, translated from the coding sequence GTGAAGATTTTTACAAACGTCATTGCGAGCCCTGTAAGGGCGAAACAATCCATTTTTGGTCGGTTAGTATTTGCGCTTGTCTTTGCGTGTATTTTCATTGCGTGTGGCGATGAGTCTGGTAGCTCCGCTCCTGATTCAGTCGGTGAAATCTCGTTGAGTAGCAATGAGGACCTTGGTTCCAGTTCGAGTGTCGGCGAGAATGGTTGGGAGAATGGTTCTTCTTCGTCTTTGAAGCCTGATTCGAATGGCTCGCAGAAAAATTCTAGTTCCGCAATAACGGTACAATCTAGCAGTAGCTCGAATGCAAAATCTTCGTCAAGTAAGGCGTGGACTTGCTCTGAAGAAGGAAAAATTGTTGAGAAAAAAAATAAGACAACAGATGTATGGGAAATATATCAATGTGTAAATGGCGTTTATGAATTGGTTGTGTATTCAAGTTCTTCAGAAAAAGTCTATACATTCAAGGAATTATTTAAAGAAGACAGTGTATTTAATAAAAAGATGGAATATGGAACTTTCGAGGATCCGCGTGATGGACAGAAGTATAGGACCATCGTTATAAAAACGGGATATGTTAGTGTGCCAGAATTTGAGGCTTTTGCTCAGAATCTGAACTACGGATCACAAATAAAATTGGGAACCTCTGTTTTTGACGATGACAAAGTCGAAAAATACTGTTATGATGATGACCCTTGGTTTTGCGAACACTATTTTGGTGGATTGTACTCCTGGAGCGAGGCAATGGGACTCCCGAAGGCATGCGATAGTGTATGGACGGGTACGACGCAAAATTGTCCTGATTCAATTGCTCCAGGAATTGTTTATGAGGCTGAATGGAGCGATCTCCAAATACAGGGAATATGCCCTGAGGGATGGCATGTGATGAACGAAACCGAATGGAGAGCTTTGATTCATGGAGATGAGTCTGCATCTCGTGCGATATCAAAAGCTTCGTATGGAGGCAATGAAAGTGGCTTTTCTGCTTTGCGTGGGGGAGGGAAACTAGTTTCGCATCCTGAACTTAATGCTGTGTATGAAGATATTGGAGATGCTTGCAATTATTGGTTGCCGTCTGAGGAATCAGAAGGTGGAGCGAATGGATTGGTTGATTACCGTTATTCATATTTTATGTATGATAGGATTCATGATAAAAACTTTGGCCTTCCCGTCCGCTGCGTAAAGAATTATTTGTCGGAATCTAGGTGA
- a CDS encoding HRDC domain-containing protein → MQDEKYILVDSEESLANLLADLELYEMAAVDTEADSMYHYTTRLCLIQITIGEHHYIVDPLCGLDLAPLFKARAMQTLIFHGADYDLRLLWQTYGFSPKQIFDTMLAAKILGEDHLGLADLVREYFGDELKKENQRADWTTRPLPLEMCEYAIHDTFYLHELCAILVEKLQEAGRMSWLTEQCDALIEHAKHPAPQRKDPWRVTGSAPLSPCALNVLKFLWEWRENQAQELDRPPYKVMPVELMLAIARRSEANFPTVDLEKLPKLPRNFRDERLDSFVNMLQTAVAVPQSDWPERLPKAPPPPVVPNSDLLSVLKTWRDLKAEELELDPSLLANKAQLIWLAAPGDMPWEARYEEAHLMNWQRALWTEILQQNLPNAKRVGDPD, encoded by the coding sequence ATGCAAGACGAAAAATACATCCTGGTAGATAGCGAAGAATCGCTCGCGAATTTGCTCGCGGATTTGGAGCTGTACGAAATGGCCGCCGTCGATACCGAGGCGGATTCCATGTACCATTATACCACCCGTCTTTGCCTGATCCAGATTACCATCGGCGAGCACCACTACATTGTGGACCCGCTGTGTGGGCTTGACCTTGCCCCTTTGTTCAAGGCCCGCGCCATGCAGACGCTCATTTTCCACGGCGCCGACTACGACTTGCGACTGCTGTGGCAGACTTACGGATTCTCGCCGAAGCAGATTTTTGACACCATGCTCGCGGCAAAGATTCTGGGCGAAGATCACCTGGGCCTTGCGGACTTGGTCCGCGAATACTTCGGTGACGAACTCAAGAAAGAAAACCAGCGTGCCGACTGGACGACGCGACCGCTGCCGCTCGAAATGTGCGAATACGCCATCCACGACACGTTCTACCTGCACGAACTCTGCGCGATTCTCGTGGAAAAACTGCAAGAGGCTGGCCGCATGAGCTGGCTTACCGAACAGTGCGATGCCTTAATCGAACACGCCAAGCACCCCGCTCCGCAGAGAAAGGACCCCTGGCGCGTCACGGGTTCTGCACCGCTTTCGCCGTGCGCCCTGAACGTGCTCAAGTTCCTCTGGGAATGGCGCGAAAACCAGGCCCAGGAACTGGACCGCCCGCCCTACAAGGTGATGCCGGTGGAGCTCATGCTCGCCATCGCACGCCGCAGCGAGGCGAATTTCCCGACCGTGGACTTGGAAAAGTTGCCGAAGCTCCCCCGCAATTTCCGCGACGAGCGTCTGGATTCATTCGTGAACATGCTGCAGACGGCCGTGGCCGTGCCGCAATCGGACTGGCCCGAAAGACTCCCCAAGGCCCCGCCCCCGCCGGTGGTGCCGAACTCCGACCTGCTTTCGGTGCTCAAGACCTGGCGCGACCTTAAAGCCGAAGAACTGGAACTCGACCCGTCGCTCTTGGCCAACAAGGCGCAGCTCATTTGGCTAGCCGCTCCGGGTGACATGCCCTGGGAGGCCCGCTACGAAGAGGCGCACCTCATGAACTGGCAGCGCGCCCTGTGGACCGAAATTTTGCAACAGAACCTGCCCAACGCAAAGCGCGTAGGCGACCCCGACTAA
- a CDS encoding 5-formyltetrahydrofolate cyclo-ligase, whose product MESVLLVSALLLLIFGSRPLFEMLRKKRDGEELIGNPWEEVHAIKGYRESRKVAAFYPLTGEPNIMPIIEQLADEDRLLLPRCTGPTTMEFCHVQSLKKDLVKGKFGIMEPRGDIPAYEGDFTVFLVPGTKFNLTGERCGHGKGYYDRFLAKHPNAHKAGIATPKQISVEPLVQKLTDIKMDQIIICREKP is encoded by the coding sequence ATGGAATCTGTACTTCTCGTTTCTGCCTTACTCCTTTTGATTTTCGGCTCCCGGCCGCTTTTCGAGATGTTGCGCAAAAAACGCGACGGCGAAGAACTCATCGGAAACCCGTGGGAAGAAGTCCACGCCATCAAGGGTTACAGGGAATCGCGCAAGGTGGCGGCGTTCTACCCGCTCACGGGCGAACCGAACATTATGCCGATTATCGAGCAGCTTGCCGACGAAGACCGTCTGCTGCTCCCCCGCTGCACGGGCCCCACGACCATGGAGTTCTGCCACGTGCAAAGCCTCAAGAAAGATTTGGTCAAGGGCAAGTTCGGCATCATGGAACCCCGCGGCGACATTCCCGCTTACGAGGGCGACTTCACCGTGTTCCTGGTTCCCGGCACCAAATTCAACTTGACCGGCGAACGCTGCGGGCACGGCAAGGGTTACTACGACCGCTTTTTGGCAAAGCACCCGAACGCCCACAAGGCAGGCATTGCAACGCCAAAGCAGATTAGCGTGGAGCCGCTCGTGCAAAAGCTGACCGACATCAAGATGGACCAGATTATCATTTGTAGGGAAAAACCCTAA
- a CDS encoding RNA methyltransferase encodes MAFDKNKETEFGIIRNNFKDREPRDDSREHREGFEDFRRRDFNKPRESFNSERPRFNKDREGFTRRKTDGDRRVSFGDPDGAPQTAIGGIREVTDLLERSPMQVHRVLFMHQSGNPKLYELQKLAKRAHVHVQQVDSKVLNTYTTQHHGVVALLNEKELLVWEDIREEYFAAKQKGERKLIAVGTNIEDPRNLGACIRSALALGVDLLMLPAKGMCGITPAVARSAAGALDKMKICRPNNLEAAVGELKLAGYQILGLDADTETNLAGFEFSDQAVIAVGGEDVGLPPFIRKQCDAVLRIPMMPEAHSYNASVALSLGLYEYARLRIK; translated from the coding sequence ATGGCTTTCGACAAGAACAAAGAAACTGAGTTCGGCATTATCCGCAACAACTTCAAGGACCGCGAACCGCGTGACGATTCCCGCGAACACCGCGAAGGATTCGAGGATTTCCGCCGCCGCGATTTCAACAAGCCGCGCGAAAGTTTTAACAGCGAACGTCCGCGATTCAACAAGGACCGCGAAGGTTTCACACGCCGCAAGACCGATGGCGACCGCCGCGTGAGTTTCGGCGACCCCGATGGCGCTCCGCAAACCGCGATCGGCGGCATCCGCGAAGTGACCGACCTTCTGGAACGTAGCCCCATGCAGGTGCACCGCGTGCTCTTTATGCACCAGTCGGGCAACCCCAAGCTCTATGAGTTGCAAAAGCTCGCGAAGCGCGCCCATGTACACGTACAGCAGGTGGATTCCAAAGTTCTGAACACCTACACGACGCAGCACCACGGCGTGGTCGCCCTGCTCAACGAAAAGGAACTCCTGGTTTGGGAAGATATCCGCGAAGAATACTTTGCCGCCAAGCAAAAAGGCGAACGCAAGCTGATTGCCGTGGGCACCAACATCGAAGACCCGCGCAACCTGGGCGCCTGCATCCGTAGTGCACTCGCCTTGGGTGTAGACCTTTTGATGCTCCCGGCCAAGGGCATGTGCGGCATTACGCCGGCTGTCGCCCGCTCTGCCGCAGGCGCGCTCGACAAGATGAAAATTTGCCGTCCGAACAACCTGGAAGCCGCCGTCGGCGAACTCAAGCTCGCGGGCTACCAGATTCTGGGCCTCGATGCCGACACCGAGACGAACCTCGCCGGCTTTGAATTCAGCGACCAGGCGGTCATCGCCGTCGGTGGCGAAGACGTGGGCCTCCCGCCCTTTATCCGCAAACAGTGCGACGCCGTGCTCCGCATTCCGATGATGCCCGAAGCGCATTCCTACAACGCCTCGGTAGCCCTTTCGCTCGGCCTGTACGAATACGCAAGACTACGCATCAAGTAA
- a CDS encoding PorT family protein, producing the protein MRTRSLLLFACSLVFAQPDANPQQMPPQAYPAPQQQMPPQAYPVQQQNNSPVMYGTYVQYNAVPPAIPDSIAKREAAIKDSIAAERAKEDSLKNVVWNRMESSSLFAGFHISFGLAGIYNSEKVKGRYTPGSKSENYADPFKGTIGFTFDLGLAGMYRPIKYAGLYLEADFRLSYYSRESDDYCIDVQKFGKTKCEALDEDFLLIGFDFPLLLRVYPTRNFFLEAGPSLRLNVYGSRSLSEDTDWSISTDDDENKKNDSYREDIGGWDCETAGYSLVFGFGYSTVAMSETTTLTGGTKVSPVPVELAFRVIVDQTNLEEQDAIQLNKKYGTYREASTARSWSINLSFTVFGGVW; encoded by the coding sequence ATGCGAACCCGATCATTACTTCTATTTGCATGCTCGCTAGTATTTGCTCAACCCGACGCAAATCCGCAGCAGATGCCTCCGCAAGCGTACCCTGCACCGCAACAGCAGATGCCTCCGCAGGCGTACCCCGTACAGCAGCAAAACAATTCTCCTGTTATGTACGGGACCTACGTCCAGTACAATGCTGTTCCTCCGGCAATCCCTGACAGTATCGCCAAACGAGAGGCCGCGATAAAAGACAGCATTGCCGCCGAACGCGCCAAGGAAGATTCACTGAAAAATGTTGTGTGGAATCGAATGGAAAGCAGTTCCCTTTTCGCGGGGTTCCACATTTCCTTTGGACTTGCAGGCATATACAACAGCGAAAAGGTCAAGGGACGCTACACCCCCGGTTCCAAAAGCGAAAATTATGCAGACCCATTCAAGGGTACAATAGGCTTCACCTTTGACTTAGGTCTAGCGGGGATGTACAGACCGATTAAGTATGCAGGACTCTATCTCGAAGCAGATTTCCGACTTTCCTACTACTCACGAGAATCGGACGACTACTGCATCGATGTTCAGAAATTCGGAAAGACCAAATGCGAAGCTCTTGACGAAGACTTCCTGTTAATCGGATTCGATTTTCCCCTGCTGTTAAGAGTCTACCCGACGAGAAACTTCTTCCTAGAAGCAGGTCCCAGTTTACGCCTGAATGTATATGGTTCCAGATCATTGTCCGAAGATACCGACTGGAGCATTTCTACAGATGATGACGAAAACAAGAAAAACGACTCTTATCGAGAAGACATAGGAGGATGGGATTGCGAAACCGCCGGCTACTCCCTCGTTTTCGGATTCGGCTACTCCACGGTCGCCATGAGCGAAACGACAACCCTGACAGGAGGGACCAAGGTATCACCAGTTCCCGTCGAATTAGCATTCCGTGTCATTGTCGACCAGACAAACCTGGAAGAACAGGATGCCATTCAACTGAATAAGAAATACGGAACTTACCGCGAAGCCTCCACAGCCCGTAGCTGGTCCATCAACCTATCCTTCACCGTTTTCGGCGGAGTTTGGTAG
- a CDS encoding sensor domain-containing diguanylate cyclase gives MDFSSLLSKYKAKACIVSIDFYEDETYGNIRILEGNKAHYDDMTAIGHPFVPNTPYEACFPKNRNFEDYCFRCTRSGRPQHAYVELYTMGLWLNMFLIPIESDKPNTGYCIYVYDVSPKVDSAAMVDLSGDVASEVLKACVKLRSSIDIKKTFQEVIEDIRSLCGSEHCCILLTDPDSRTCEVLGDALSKETKLLPMSTYLDGFYEITETWAETLGGSTCIIIKDQHDMEHLHEQNPIWAESLVGAMVKTIVLFPLRFDNRVLGYMWAINFDAESTIKIKKTLELTTYFLASEIANHLLLIKLEIMSSIDSLTGIKNRNMMNNRVDQIVSGKLPTPDAVFFIDLNGLKRVNDEQGHNAGDKMLRTAAKILQEVLHDGEVFRAGGDEFMAMVPKISEAELQKRIEQVHKVAKANDIHFSIGSCYGGKDVRKAMHTADERMYADKNAYYEAHPEEKYR, from the coding sequence ATGGATTTCAGCTCTCTGTTGTCAAAATATAAGGCCAAGGCGTGCATCGTCTCCATCGATTTCTACGAAGACGAAACATACGGGAACATCCGCATTCTCGAGGGAAACAAGGCGCACTACGACGACATGACCGCCATCGGCCACCCTTTTGTCCCCAACACTCCTTACGAGGCCTGTTTTCCAAAGAATCGAAATTTCGAGGACTACTGTTTTCGCTGCACACGCAGCGGCAGACCTCAGCACGCCTACGTGGAACTTTACACCATGGGCCTCTGGTTGAACATGTTCCTGATTCCGATCGAATCGGACAAGCCGAACACCGGCTACTGCATTTACGTTTACGACGTTTCTCCAAAGGTGGACTCCGCAGCGATGGTCGACCTTTCTGGCGACGTGGCCTCCGAAGTGCTAAAAGCCTGCGTCAAGCTCCGCAGCTCGATCGACATCAAGAAGACCTTCCAAGAAGTCATTGAAGATATTCGCAGTCTTTGCGGTTCCGAACACTGCTGCATTTTGCTGACCGATCCCGATTCCCGCACCTGCGAGGTCCTTGGAGACGCCCTCAGCAAAGAAACAAAACTTCTCCCCATGTCCACCTACCTAGATGGTTTCTATGAAATCACGGAAACCTGGGCCGAAACTCTTGGCGGAAGCACCTGCATTATCATCAAAGACCAACACGATATGGAGCACCTGCATGAGCAAAACCCCATCTGGGCAGAATCGCTTGTGGGAGCGATGGTCAAGACAATCGTGCTATTTCCGTTACGGTTCGACAATAGGGTACTCGGCTACATGTGGGCAATCAACTTCGACGCCGAAAGCACCATCAAGATTAAAAAGACGCTTGAACTGACAACCTATTTCCTGGCCTCCGAAATTGCTAACCACCTGCTTCTGATTAAACTCGAAATTATGAGTTCCATTGACTCGCTCACGGGCATCAAGAACAGGAATATGATGAACAACCGCGTAGACCAGATTGTGAGCGGCAAACTCCCCACGCCAGACGCCGTATTCTTTATTGACCTGAACGGGCTCAAGCGCGTGAACGACGAACAGGGCCACAACGCCGGCGACAAGATGCTCCGCACGGCAGCGAAAATCCTGCAAGAAGTTCTCCATGACGGCGAAGTGTTCCGCGCAGGCGGCGACGAATTCATGGCGATGGTTCCGAAAATTTCTGAAGCCGAGCTGCAAAAGCGAATCGAACAAGTTCATAAGGTTGCAAAAGCAAACGACATTCACTTCTCGATTGGATCGTGCTACGGAGGAAAGGATGTTCGCAAGGCAATGCACACCGCCGACGAACGCATGTACGCAGACAAAAATGCCTACTACGAAGCACACCCTGAGGAAAAATACCGATAG
- a CDS encoding C13 family peptidase: MPRNSLLSLLFIAILCLCACSDNTSSANSDAKTHKYKVAVMAKTSEMPRWKRSAEWALENMEKAQDGLGQKVKLQLEFKNQDDADIDEYMEKVAHDTDYVAVVGPTQSDKAYRMAELLQKSEKPILSPKASNVEYQRFFANMPNLWNLVENDFMLIESAFSHLASSFAAIFKNELELTLLAPSSELNGGLVSSYVDWIGFMAEEFGLKIDRIFLYNDEAELRMLTQTYLERKKPYSVLLFEPYDDKMALAFDDELYQQDVASQGGIRVVCSSNFVSDSIVKNLHYDFYRGFDLYARPESGFAQAYHEHFGEDILNGEAHFVDALYILAYAATYSVSSGLELNESIRAVLGGRDGTGGDWMIAGMHENFMSLQNGRLPDLTGVSSSWTFQDRDNSVSGSVYRGWNIADHKYVTNDFTSNDDSKHSINPEENWLDFFKADVDTSFFEYADSNISYNDVSKHWALLVAASSGWANYRFQADIFAIYQKLKKMGYDDDHIIVIAEDDLANHRRNLYPGELFIRLDGDNVYEKGVVDYKLSYVTASDLGNILRGNSSDKLSKVLRAKSTDNVFVFWSGHGMPGYLNFGNDKISYEQIISLIKQIPHRKVLVAVEACYSGGLGETAEKADIPGIVFLTAASPYETSKADERNEEMGVYLTNRFTRGFTELLDETPDATLRDMYVEIASKISGSHVQLYNVKNYGNIYKETMSEFFVVK, encoded by the coding sequence ATGCCAAGAAATAGTCTACTTTCCTTGTTGTTTATCGCGATTCTTTGTCTTTGTGCGTGCTCCGACAATACGTCTTCTGCAAATTCCGATGCGAAAACGCACAAGTACAAGGTCGCTGTCATGGCAAAGACCTCTGAAATGCCTCGCTGGAAACGCAGTGCCGAATGGGCTTTGGAAAATATGGAAAAAGCTCAGGACGGGCTAGGTCAAAAGGTAAAACTGCAACTGGAATTTAAAAACCAGGATGACGCCGATATTGACGAGTATATGGAAAAGGTGGCTCACGATACGGACTATGTGGCTGTTGTGGGGCCTACTCAATCGGACAAGGCGTACCGTATGGCGGAGCTTTTGCAGAAAAGTGAGAAGCCGATTCTTTCGCCCAAGGCGTCGAATGTGGAATACCAGCGTTTTTTTGCCAACATGCCGAACTTGTGGAACTTGGTTGAAAACGACTTTATGCTGATAGAATCAGCTTTCTCGCATTTGGCTAGTTCTTTTGCGGCTATTTTTAAGAATGAACTGGAACTTACTCTTTTGGCTCCGTCGAGTGAATTGAATGGTGGACTCGTAAGTTCTTATGTCGACTGGATCGGCTTTATGGCCGAAGAATTCGGACTTAAAATTGACAGAATCTTTTTGTACAATGACGAAGCCGAACTGCGGATGCTTACGCAGACTTATTTGGAACGTAAGAAACCGTATAGTGTTTTGTTGTTTGAACCCTATGATGACAAAATGGCCTTAGCCTTTGATGATGAATTGTATCAACAGGATGTCGCTTCTCAAGGTGGCATCCGAGTGGTGTGTTCCAGTAATTTCGTTTCGGATTCTATCGTAAAAAATCTTCATTACGATTTTTACCGTGGCTTTGATTTGTATGCAAGACCCGAGTCCGGGTTTGCGCAAGCTTACCATGAACATTTTGGCGAAGACATTCTCAATGGCGAAGCGCATTTCGTAGATGCTCTGTATATTTTGGCGTATGCTGCGACTTATTCCGTTTCGTCGGGCTTGGAATTGAATGAATCGATTAGAGCTGTGCTCGGAGGAAGGGACGGTACCGGCGGCGATTGGATGATTGCCGGAATGCATGAAAATTTCATGTCGTTGCAGAATGGACGCTTGCCTGATCTGACGGGGGTGTCAAGTTCTTGGACTTTCCAGGATAGGGACAACAGTGTGAGCGGTTCAGTGTATCGCGGGTGGAATATTGCTGACCATAAATATGTCACGAACGATTTTACCAGCAACGACGATTCGAAGCATTCAATAAATCCAGAAGAAAATTGGTTGGACTTTTTCAAGGCCGATGTGGATACGAGCTTTTTCGAATATGCAGACTCGAATATTTCTTATAATGACGTTTCGAAACATTGGGCGCTTTTGGTTGCAGCCTCATCGGGCTGGGCAAATTACCGCTTTCAGGCGGACATCTTTGCCATTTACCAGAAACTCAAGAAGATGGGTTACGACGATGACCATATTATCGTGATTGCCGAAGATGACCTTGCAAATCATCGTCGTAACTTGTATCCGGGAGAACTCTTTATCCGTTTGGATGGAGACAACGTCTATGAAAAGGGTGTGGTTGATTACAAATTAAGTTACGTAACGGCGTCTGACCTAGGAAATATATTAAGGGGGAATTCAAGTGATAAGTTGTCAAAGGTCCTCCGTGCAAAGTCGACCGACAATGTTTTTGTCTTTTGGAGTGGTCATGGGATGCCGGGATACCTGAATTTTGGAAATGACAAAATCAGTTACGAACAGATTATTTCGCTGATAAAACAAATTCCGCACCGCAAGGTGCTGGTTGCCGTGGAGGCCTGCTATAGTGGTGGACTTGGTGAAACTGCGGAAAAGGCGGATATTCCTGGTATCGTTTTTCTAACAGCGGCGTCGCCTTATGAAACGAGTAAGGCGGATGAACGAAACGAAGAAATGGGCGTATACTTGACGAACCGTTTTACTCGAGGTTTTACGGAACTGCTTGATGAGACTCCCGACGCAACGCTGAGGGACATGTATGTCGAAATTGCAAGTAAAATTTCAGGTTCGCATGTGCAACTGTACAACGTAAAAAATTACGGGAATATCTACAAAGAAACGATGAGTGAGTTCTTTGTGGTGAAGTGA
- a CDS encoding FISUMP domain-containing protein, translated as MSFAKSYKFTMIALALCAVGFIACSDSDSSGDANGEDNVLSIWVGDMLANGDTLILGMGEGLYEMSVESSGEWRFENGTTFIDSIYPESGSGDAVVKIHVKKNDSDERLKGELRVVYPEDTDLNTSMDVWQVYSGDYGDNMNVDDNTVVMAFLVCGMLGGAGIATDDCAINALNGLIGADEMKNRLLDYRDWRIYKTTVIKSQVWMAENLRYDSEGGHTYCFNDDKANCRKYGRLYNYYAAKAACPDGWHLPSKAEWLTLINELGGEAAAGKALKSTSGWKSEGNGDDDYKFSALPVGYSIKDTYYGMDEETQFWASTSYGGNTFYLVSLNFDNDSAAVRPRAARYGLSVRCLKD; from the coding sequence ATGAGCTTTGCAAAAAGTTATAAATTCACGATGATCGCACTTGCTTTGTGTGCGGTCGGTTTCATTGCCTGCTCGGATTCGGACAGTTCTGGTGACGCAAACGGTGAAGACAACGTGCTCTCTATCTGGGTTGGTGATATGCTAGCCAATGGCGATACGCTGATTCTTGGCATGGGTGAAGGTCTTTACGAAATGAGTGTGGAGTCCAGCGGAGAATGGCGTTTTGAAAATGGGACGACTTTCATTGATTCGATTTATCCCGAATCAGGCTCGGGTGATGCGGTTGTAAAAATCCATGTAAAAAAGAATGATTCCGATGAGCGACTTAAGGGAGAATTGCGGGTTGTATACCCTGAGGATACGGATCTGAATACATCAATGGATGTATGGCAGGTGTATAGCGGTGATTATGGAGATAATATGAATGTAGATGATAATACTGTAGTAATGGCATTTCTCGTTTGTGGCATGTTGGGGGGGGCTGGGATTGCTACAGATGATTGTGCGATAAATGCGCTTAATGGTCTTATAGGGGCTGATGAGATGAAAAATCGATTGCTGGATTACCGCGATTGGAGAATTTATAAAACGACGGTAATTAAGTCACAGGTTTGGATGGCTGAAAATCTCAGGTATGATTCGGAAGGAGGTCATACTTATTGTTTCAATGATGATAAAGCAAATTGTCGAAAATACGGCCGACTCTATAACTATTATGCGGCAAAAGCAGCTTGTCCAGACGGCTGGCATTTGCCGAGCAAAGCTGAATGGCTTACTTTAATAAATGAACTTGGGGGTGAAGCCGCTGCTGGCAAGGCGCTCAAATCTACCTCTGGATGGAAGAGCGAAGGTAACGGGGATGATGACTACAAATTCTCTGCGTTACCCGTAGGTTACTCGATTAAAGATACTTATTATGGCATGGACGAAGAAACTCAGTTTTGGGCATCGACAAGTTATGGAGGCAATACCTTTTACTTAGTTTCCCTAAATTTCGATAATGATTCGGCTGCAGTGCGTCCTAGGGCTGCTCGCTATGGACTCAGTGTTCGTTGTCTAAAGGATTAG